A region of the Acidobacteriota bacterium genome:
AAGGGCATTAAGCTCCGCGAGCGCGCTCGCTCGCGCCAATCCCACTCCCGAGGGCTTGAATCGGATCAACACCTCGCCGGGAACGAAGTTGGTTGCCTCGCCGGGACCGGCGGTCGTCGCGGCCGCGGCGGCCGGGGTCCCTCGCGGGACGGTGACGCCGATGAGCAACGCGCAGACGACGAAACAGACGGCAGCGATCGAGATTCGCGACATGGCGTCTCCTCCTGATCGACGGCGAGCGGAGCCGACACCGCGGTGTGCGGACGCCCGAACTCAGCGACACCGATTCCGGTGGATTGGTCGGGTGGAAGAGACGAAAGGTTACAGGGAGTAGGAGCCGTCCTACTTCCAATCCCCCGCCGCGACGAAAGCCCCCCAGTAGAACGGGTGCGTCGTCACACCGGCGCGGCGGCGCGTGTCGATCACGCGAAGGCTCGCATTGCGGACTGCGTCGACGGTCGAAGCGTCCTTCAGCCGGTTCTCGTACAGGCTCCTGACCCAATCGCGAGCGGCATGGTCTTCCACGGCCCAGAGGCTCATGATGACCGTTCGGACACCGGCGACCTGGACGGTCCTGCGAAGCCCGAACACCCCTTCGCCGGACTGCACGGGACCCACCCCGGTGCCGCACGCGGAGAGAACGGCCCACTCCACGCCTCGGAGATCCATCCCGGCAATCTCCTGCGCGGTGAGGATCCCGTCGCCCCGACCTCGCCGCTCGGACCGCTCCTCCCGCCGATTCGCCCCGGCGAGGGCGAGGCCTGTGCGGATCAAGGGATCCTCGTCGATGAACCGCGCGTTGAGTCCCGACGTGATCGGCAGTCTGTCGCTGTCGTCCTCGTGCTCGCCCGAGCAGTTCGAAACGGAGTAGGCATGGGTCGCGATGTGGATGACCCGCCGCCCGACCGCGTGGCTCTTGAACTTCTCCACGCTCGCATCGGCTCCGAGAAGCTCGATGACAGGCTCGCCATTTGCCCCGTCAGGCGGCCGGGCGCGCGTCCTGAAGAGGCTCGCCACCTCGTCGGCCTCGGCCCGCGAGCCGGGAAGCGGGCCGAACCTGAGGGTCCGGAAATCCGCGCACGCCGAACGAGCGCTCGGCGGCTCCGCGCGCTCCGCACCCATCCCGCTCGGGCCTGAAGCGACGGTCGCCGGCCCGGACGCAGCCGCCGGTCCTCCCGTGCCCGCGTCGTAGTCGGGCGCACCGAGAATCAGCATTCCGCGCGCGGTCGTCGTCGCCACGGCATCGACCCTCGAGGCGTAGCGAACAAGATCCCTCTCGGCCGACAGGTAGTGAATGCGCGGAGTCGATTCGACCAGATACGACTTGTTCCCGATGGGGAGCGCCGCGAACGAAACGAGGTTGATGGAACCATCGGGCACGATCAGAACCGTTCCCGCGCCGCGGATGGCTCGGGCGATCGGATCCCATATGGCTTTCCGGAGAGCTGTCCCGGCGGTCCGGTACTTCTTCAGCGATTCGGGCGTCTCGGGGGGCGCATCCAATTCCTTTCGCCATCCCTTGACGAGCGCGTCAATCCGAGCCGCCGGACCCAGCGGGATCATCGCGGTCCCGCCTCGGCTCTTCCCGAGGGCCAGCGCCGCGTACGAGCGCACGCGCGGGGGTGGCGGAACGCCCGGCGTGTCGCGACCGGCAACTTGCCCGAATGAGACGTACGCGACCAGGACGGTGTCCGAGGGCAGAGCCGACACGAGCTGAGGCACGTCAACGGCGGCGGACGCTTCCCCGGTGCCCCCTCCATCGCTCCGGCTCGCGAGCGCACGCTCGGCGCGCTCCACGGCCAGCCGAGCGGCCGCCAGGCTGGCGCGGTACGACTCGCCCTCGCTTGGTGCAGCACCCTTGATGACGAGTCGCTCGAGCTGGACCTGTGTCCTTTCGAGCTCATCGAACAGCGGGCGCATCTCGCTCGATTCGGACGCGAGGGCGACGCGGTGCCTCCGCGCCATCTCGTCGAGGACGAGCGCCCGCGACGAAATCAGGGCGTCCCATGCCCTCTCGACGTCTTCCGTGCCGGCCTCCGATCGGCGCTGGCTCGCGAGCACGGAGAAAGCCAGATCGATGCCGGAGCTCCGAACCGTCTGGTACCGCAGCGCCTCGCGCTCCGATTGGCGGCGGGAGACCCGCCGGAGGTGCTCGCGAGCGATCTGCTCGGAGTTCAGCGCGGTCGTGAGCGCCGCGGTGGAATCGCCCGAGGCCCACTGGATCCATCCGAGAAGGCTCAGCGATTCGGCCATCTCAGGGTGCAGCGGTCCGAAAGTCTTCTCCCGGTTGGCGAGGGCCCGATCGACCAGCCGGCGCGCCTCCGCATAGGCTCCCTGGTGGTACAGAAGGCCCGCCATCTCGACGAGCACGTACGCAACGTCAGGGTGATCCTCGCCGAGCGCATTCTCCCTCAGCTTCAGGGCGCGGCGGAACGCGGCCATGGCCGAGGCGTCGTCCCCGAGAGTCTCGTAGAGGCGGCCGAGGTTCTCGAGGGGCGACGCGAGACGCGGATCGTCGGGCCCGTTGGCTTCCTCCCGGATCGCGATGGACTTCTCGTATCGTTCGCGCGCCGCTCGGTACTCCCCCTGGCTCTGGAGCGCGTCCGCGAGAGTGGAGAGCGAGGCCGCGTATTCGGTACTCTCCGGTCCAGGTGACTTCTCGTAGATCGCCACCGCCCGCTCCGCGAGCGTGCGCGCTTCGTCGTCGTTTCCCAGCCTCACCAGGGTCAGAGAGAGGTTTCTCAGGCCGGTGGCCACATTGACGGAGTCGGCGCCGTACACCGTCTCGAAGATCGCGACGCTGTGCTCGAGGTGATCGCGCGCCGCCGGCCAGTCGTCGAGCGAGACGAACAGGGCGCCGAGCGCATTCTCGCTCCTCGCGACGGAGGCGTCGTCCGGCCCGTGCACCGCGATGTTCACCTGCAGGTCTCGCTCCAGCTCGCGCAGCGCCTCGTCGTACCTTCCTAGCATGATGTGGCAGGCGGCGACGTAGGTATCGGGAATCGGCCGCTGCTCCGGCGGTGCCTGGGCATCGAGGATTTCGTGGCGCCGCTCGAACGCGATCAGCGCACCGTCGTAGTCGCTGTGGCGCTGGAGGAGCATGCCCAGATCGTAAAGAAATGGAGCGAGCGCCGGGTCGTCGTGGGAGGTTGCCCGCTCCGCCACGTCGATCGCCCTCTCGTACAACTGCCTCGCATCCGCGAATCCTCCCGCGACGGCCCTCACGCTGCCGACGATCGCCAGGCTGGAGCCGAGCTTGAGACCCTCCGGCGGGTCGCTCGTCTCCCGGATCGACACGAGGCGCTCGGCCAGCGCGGCGACTTGCGGGTCTTTCTGCTTCCCCTCGCGCCACAGCGCGCGGATCAGCTGTTCGATGGCGTCGGCGGTCGCGCTCGCGTCGGGTCCCTCCGCGGCTTCCCTCTCCGAGAGGAGGGCGCGCGCGGACGATTCCGCGTCCGCGAATTTCCCCGCGGACATGAGCTGCCGGATCGCCTCGAGCTCGGCGGCGACAGGGGATGTGTCCGAGCCCTCGGCGGCCGTGGCCGCACGATCTTCGGGCGCGCACGGGGAGGCGCCCGACAGCGGGGCCAGGAGGACCATCATCGACGTGATCGTGACAAAAGCTCGGCGCACGCGTCCCCCCCCCGCGGGGCAAGGAGAGTCTACCGGCGGTTCCGCAGCCAGCATTGCGATGACGGGAATACGGTGAACCACGCGGAAGCGCCATGTCAATCCGCGGGCGGCGATTGGCAGGAGATAGTCAGCGCGCTGGAACGGCTGCCGGCTCCCACGCGACGATCCGTCCGGCGACGGCGGAAGCCGCCACCGTGTAGGGGGACGCGAGGTAGACCTGGCCGGGTCCGGATCGCCCCGGGAAGTTCCGGTTCTGCGCGGAAATGGTGATCTGCTCCTTCGAGGTGGAGGCTCCCGGCCCGGCGTTGATGCAGGCGCCGCACGACGGATCGATGAGCGTCACCCCCGCCCTCCGGAAGACGTCGATGTAGCCGCGCTCCTCGCAGTAGGTCTTCACCTCCTGCGCGCCGAACTGGATGAAGAACTCGACCTCCGGATGGACCTTCTCTCCCCGCTTCAGCGCGTCCGCGAGGACCGCCGCGTACATGTCCATGTCCTCGCGCTTGCCGGCGGTGCACGAGCCGCCGTAGGCGATGTTCACCTTCACCGGAGCGGTGAGCGCGGTCACCGACACGCCGTTGCCGGGATCGCCGGGGGTCGCGACCATCGGCGCGAGCGAGCTCGCGTCGAAGCGAATCGTCTCGGCGTACTCGGCGCCGGGATCGGCCTGCCACGCGGCGCAGAGCCTCTCGGCCTCGGCGCGCGCCATCCCCCGCATCGCGACCAGGAACCCGGCGGTGCGGGCGTCGGGGGCGACGATGCCGGTGAAGCCGCCGACCTCGGCGGCCATGTTCGTCATCGTCGCGCGCTCGTCGATGTCGAGGGCAGAGACGGCCTCCCCGCCGTACTCGATCACCTTGCCGAGCGCCTTGCCGCTCCGCACGTACGGGTGCGCGAGGAGGGCGAGCATGAAGTCCTTCGCGGTCACCCCCGCAGCGCGCCGCCCCGTGATCTCGACGCGCAGCGTCTCGGGGACGCGCACGCGGACGTCGCGCGTGATCCACGAGTTGAAGATGTCGGTGGTGCCCACGCCGAACGCGACGCACCCGACGGCGCCCGAGTGGGGAGTGTGCGAGTCCGAGCCGATGATGACCTGCCCCGGGAGGGCGTAGTTCTGGTAGATGATGCTGTGGCAGATCCCCTCGGATCCGCCGGCCGGCGAGTCGCCGTGGAGGCGAATCCCCTGCTTCCTCGCGAAGTCGGCCTGCTTCACCGAGAGCTGGTTCGCGAGGTCGAGGAGGCCGAGCTTCTTCCGCTCGAGGGGCATCACCTTCTCGAGGAAGGTCAGGTGATCGCGGAAGAAGAGGACCGACGAGGGGTCGGCCACTTTCTCGTCGGCCCCGACGAGGCTCTCGAAGAAGATCGCCGCCATCGGCGTGACGTACTCGTGCGAGAAGCGGATGTCGCACTGAACGAAGCCCGCGTCGCCCGGGCGGACCGACGCGACGCCGGTCGAGCCGGCGCTGAGATCCGTGACCATGTGCTTCGCGAGGATCTTCTCGGCGAGGGTCATCGGCCGCGGCGCGCTCTTCGGGTACGGAGCCGAAGACAGTCCCTGGAGCCGCGCGACGTTGTACGGGAAGAGGCCCCCGTACTCGATGATCTGCCGCGTGATCTCGTCCTCGCCGCGCGTGAACTCGTCGAGGGAGATCTCCTCCCCGCGCCGGATCCTCTCGACGAGGCCGAAATCGGTGGAGGTGAGGATGCCGAGGTTCTGGGAGTTCTGCTTGTAGATCCGCTCGATGTTCTCGGCGATGACGACCTTGATACCGGCGCACATCTCGGCATAAGGGGACGCTTCGCGGCTCGATCCCTTGCCGCGGCGCTTGCCGGCCACCGAGGCGACGAACTTCCCCGCGCGGACGGTCCCCTCGGTGACCGGGAACTCCCCCGAGGCCCGGAGCCCCAGGTAGGGGAAGTCCCCGAGCTTCTCGTCGAAGTGGTAGCAGATGTAGGCGGGGGTGATCTCGTCGGTCGAGATGTCGTCGCGGAGCGGGAGGCCGTCGCGCCAGGGGATCTCCTCTCCCTGGAGCTGGCGGCGCATCATCGCCGCATCGTCGACGAGAAGCAGGACGCGCCCCT
Encoded here:
- a CDS encoding tetratricopeptide repeat protein, coding for MRRAFVTITSMMVLLAPLSGASPCAPEDRAATAAEGSDTSPVAAELEAIRQLMSAGKFADAESSARALLSEREAAEGPDASATADAIEQLIRALWREGKQKDPQVAALAERLVSIRETSDPPEGLKLGSSLAIVGSVRAVAGGFADARQLYERAIDVAERATSHDDPALAPFLYDLGMLLQRHSDYDGALIAFERRHEILDAQAPPEQRPIPDTYVAACHIMLGRYDEALRELERDLQVNIAVHGPDDASVARSENALGALFVSLDDWPAARDHLEHSVAIFETVYGADSVNVATGLRNLSLTLVRLGNDDEARTLAERAVAIYEKSPGPESTEYAASLSTLADALQSQGEYRAARERYEKSIAIREEANGPDDPRLASPLENLGRLYETLGDDASAMAAFRRALKLRENALGEDHPDVAYVLVEMAGLLYHQGAYAEARRLVDRALANREKTFGPLHPEMAESLSLLGWIQWASGDSTAALTTALNSEQIAREHLRRVSRRQSEREALRYQTVRSSGIDLAFSVLASQRRSEAGTEDVERAWDALISSRALVLDEMARRHRVALASESSEMRPLFDELERTQVQLERLVIKGAAPSEGESYRASLAAARLAVERAERALASRSDGGGTGEASAAVDVPQLVSALPSDTVLVAYVSFGQVAGRDTPGVPPPPRVRSYAALALGKSRGGTAMIPLGPAARIDALVKGWRKELDAPPETPESLKKYRTAGTALRKAIWDPIARAIRGAGTVLIVPDGSINLVSFAALPIGNKSYLVESTPRIHYLSAERDLVRYASRVDAVATTTARGMLILGAPDYDAGTGGPAAASGPATVASGPSGMGAERAEPPSARSACADFRTLRFGPLPGSRAEADEVASLFRTRARPPDGANGEPVIELLGADASVEKFKSHAVGRRVIHIATHAYSVSNCSGEHEDDSDRLPITSGLNARFIDEDPLIRTGLALAGANRREERSERRGRGDGILTAQEIAGMDLRGVEWAVLSACGTGVGPVQSGEGVFGLRRTVQVAGVRTVIMSLWAVEDHAARDWVRSLYENRLKDASTVDAVRNASLRVIDTRRRAGVTTHPFYWGAFVAAGDWK
- a CDS encoding 3-isopropylmalate dehydratase — encoded protein: MIESLKTRAVSRRPDKIRLQGRVLLLVDDAAMMRRQLQGEEIPWRDGLPLRDDISTDEITPAYICYHFDEKLGDFPYLGLRASGEFPVTEGTVRAGKFVASVAGKRRGKGSSREASPYAEMCAGIKVVIAENIERIYKQNSQNLGILTSTDFGLVERIRRGEEISLDEFTRGEDEITRQIIEYGGLFPYNVARLQGLSSAPYPKSAPRPMTLAEKILAKHMVTDLSAGSTGVASVRPGDAGFVQCDIRFSHEYVTPMAAIFFESLVGADEKVADPSSVLFFRDHLTFLEKVMPLERKKLGLLDLANQLSVKQADFARKQGIRLHGDSPAGGSEGICHSIIYQNYALPGQVIIGSDSHTPHSGAVGCVAFGVGTTDIFNSWITRDVRVRVPETLRVEITGRRAAGVTAKDFMLALLAHPYVRSGKALGKVIEYGGEAVSALDIDERATMTNMAAEVGGFTGIVAPDARTAGFLVAMRGMARAEAERLCAAWQADPGAEYAETIRFDASSLAPMVATPGDPGNGVSVTALTAPVKVNIAYGGSCTAGKREDMDMYAAVLADALKRGEKVHPEVEFFIQFGAQEVKTYCEERGYIDVFRRAGVTLIDPSCGACINAGPGASTSKEQITISAQNRNFPGRSGPGQVYLASPYTVAASAVAGRIVAWEPAAVPAR